One segment of Pseudoalteromonas rubra DNA contains the following:
- the atpH gene encoding F0F1 ATP synthase subunit delta, producing MSELTTIARPYAKAAFELAVEKGTVEAWNEMLFFAGQVARDEQVQLLLGGIATEAEQSDVFIKLCAEQLDEQGQNLIKLMAENERLAAIPAVADLFAELKADYDKEIDVNVVSAAALAEEEQAKLVAALEKRFARKVKLNCSIDETIVSGLVIKAGDTVIDGSIRGKLDRLVTTLQS from the coding sequence ATGTCTGAATTGACTACTATCGCTCGCCCATACGCTAAAGCGGCTTTTGAACTTGCCGTTGAGAAAGGCACAGTTGAAGCTTGGAATGAAATGCTGTTCTTCGCAGGCCAAGTGGCCCGCGATGAACAGGTTCAGCTGCTACTGGGTGGCATTGCTACCGAAGCAGAGCAGTCTGATGTATTCATCAAGCTATGCGCTGAGCAACTCGACGAACAAGGCCAAAATCTTATCAAGCTGATGGCCGAAAATGAGCGTTTAGCCGCCATTCCAGCTGTTGCAGATTTGTTTGCTGAACTTAAAGCAGACTATGACAAAGAAATCGACGTTAACGTCGTTTCAGCAGCAGCGCTTGCCGAAGAAGAGCAAGCAAAATTGGTCGCGGCACTTGAGAAACGTTTCGCACGCAAAGTTAAGCTGAATTGTAGCATCGACGAAACCATCGTAAGTGGTCTGGTCATTAAAGCTGGCGATACCGTCATTGACGGCTCTATTCGCGGCAAGTTAGATCGTCTTGTGACGACGCTACAATCGTAA
- the atpE gene encoding F0F1 ATP synthase subunit C: MEIAVAIKLIAVALLIGFGAIGTALGFGNMGGKFLEACARQPELAPQLQVKMFILAGLIDAVAMIGVGIAMYMLFAL; the protein is encoded by the coding sequence ATGGAAATCGCAGTTGCTATTAAACTTATCGCTGTTGCTCTACTAATCGGTTTTGGTGCAATCGGTACTGCACTAGGCTTCGGTAACATGGGTGGTAAGTTCCTAGAAGCATGTGCTCGTCAGCCTGAGCTTGCGCCTCAACTACAAGTTAAAATGTTCATCCTAGCTGGTCTTATCGATGCCGTTGCAATGATCGGTGTAGGTATCGCTATGTACATGTTGTTCGCTCTTTAA
- the atpF gene encoding F0F1 ATP synthase subunit B, producing MNLNATLIGELIAFVVFVWFCMKFVWPPLNGAIEARQKKIEDGLAASDKAEKDLEQAREKAAEELKEAKTQASEIIEQAKKRATLIVDEETTRGQQEREKIIAQGHSEIESERNRVKEELRQQVATLAVVGAEKILEREIDQAAHSDIVEKLVAEL from the coding sequence GTGAACTTAAACGCCACTCTAATAGGTGAATTAATCGCATTTGTGGTCTTCGTATGGTTCTGTATGAAGTTCGTATGGCCACCACTAAATGGTGCGATTGAAGCTCGCCAGAAGAAAATCGAAGATGGATTAGCTGCCTCTGACAAAGCTGAAAAAGATCTTGAGCAAGCGCGCGAAAAAGCTGCTGAAGAACTGAAAGAAGCGAAAACTCAAGCTAGCGAAATCATTGAACAAGCTAAAAAGCGTGCAACGCTGATTGTTGACGAAGAGACAACTCGTGGTCAGCAAGAGCGTGAGAAAATCATTGCTCAGGGACACTCTGAGATCGAATCTGAGCGCAACCGCGTGAAAGAAGAGCTACGTCAACAAGTAGCGACTCTGGCTGTGGTTGGTGCAGAGAAGATTTTAGAGCGTGAAATCGATCAAGCCGCACACAGTGACATCGTTGAAAAACTTGTCGCTGAGCTTTAA
- a CDS encoding F0F1 ATP synthase subunit epsilon — protein MAMTVRLDVVSAEKSLYSGDVTAIQVTGSEGELGIHPGHAPLLTGLKPGMVRLVTEDKTEEFIYVAGGTLEVQPKTVTVLADVAIRAEEIDEQAAEEAKREAEAQLASGTAGELDYQQAAMQLEEALAQLRLLRQLRK, from the coding sequence ATGGCAATGACAGTACGCCTTGACGTAGTGAGCGCTGAAAAGAGTTTGTACTCTGGCGACGTGACTGCGATCCAAGTGACAGGTAGTGAAGGTGAGCTGGGTATTCACCCGGGTCACGCACCACTACTGACTGGCCTAAAACCTGGTATGGTACGTTTAGTAACAGAAGATAAAACTGAAGAGTTTATCTATGTTGCAGGTGGTACGCTGGAAGTTCAACCTAAGACCGTAACTGTCCTTGCTGACGTTGCGATCCGTGCGGAAGAAATTGACGAGCAAGCTGCTGAAGAAGCTAAACGTGAAGCGGAAGCGCAATTGGCTTCAGGCACTGCAGGCGAGCTGGATTACCAGCAAGCTGCAATGCAGCTTGAAGAAGCTCTTGCTCAGCTACGTCTTCTACGCCAGCTGCGCAAATAA
- a CDS encoding ParB/RepB/Spo0J family partition protein, producing the protein MSVKKRGLGRGLDALLSSAKPAAPQPAQPEVTQTQGTERAVEPEQTTQNHEVTDQELQRLPIEYLQRGKYQPRKDMSEQALEELASSIRAQGVLQPIVVRPIAENQFEIIAGERRWRAAQLAELDVVPCIIKDVADEAAVAIALIENIQREDLNAMEEAVALDRLLNEFELTHQQVADAVGKSRTTVTNLLRLNNLNDDVKILLEHGDIEMGHARCLLALTGEQQSEAARTAVAKGLTVRETEKLVRAMLEPVEKKPAKEKDPDVKLLEQQLAENLGAKVEINYNQKGKGKLVISYANLDELDGILGRIQPDFQQPS; encoded by the coding sequence ATGTCGGTGAAAAAACGCGGTTTGGGTCGAGGTCTGGATGCCCTGTTGAGTTCAGCAAAACCTGCTGCGCCTCAACCTGCTCAGCCTGAAGTCACACAAACCCAGGGCACCGAGCGTGCCGTTGAACCCGAGCAGACGACGCAAAACCATGAGGTGACCGATCAGGAATTACAACGGTTGCCCATTGAGTATTTGCAACGTGGTAAATATCAGCCGCGCAAGGACATGTCTGAACAGGCGCTGGAAGAGCTTGCCAGTTCGATCCGGGCACAAGGTGTATTACAACCGATAGTGGTGCGCCCGATCGCTGAAAACCAATTCGAAATCATTGCTGGTGAACGACGCTGGCGCGCTGCGCAGCTTGCTGAGCTGGATGTGGTGCCCTGTATCATCAAAGATGTTGCGGATGAAGCCGCAGTGGCCATTGCGCTGATTGAGAACATTCAGCGTGAAGATCTAAACGCCATGGAAGAAGCTGTTGCACTCGACCGATTACTGAACGAGTTTGAACTAACCCATCAGCAAGTTGCTGACGCCGTAGGCAAATCACGTACCACAGTGACCAATTTACTTCGTCTCAATAATCTCAATGATGATGTAAAAATCTTGTTGGAACATGGTGATATTGAAATGGGTCATGCCCGTTGTCTACTTGCACTGACCGGTGAGCAGCAATCGGAAGCGGCCAGAACCGCGGTTGCTAAAGGACTAACGGTCCGTGAAACCGAGAAACTGGTGCGTGCTATGTTAGAGCCCGTGGAGAAAAAACCAGCAAAAGAGAAAGATCCGGACGTTAAACTGCTTGAGCAACAGCTAGCAGAGAACCTGGGGGCCAAAGTGGAGATAAATTATAACCAAAAAGGCAAAGGTAAGCTGGTGATTTCTTATGCAAATTTAGATGAATTAGACGGAATTTTGGGGCGTATCCAGCCCGATTTTCAACAACCCTCGTAA
- a CDS encoding ParA family protein, producing MARVIAIANQKGGVGKTTTAVNLAASMAATKRKVLLIDLDPQGNATMGSGVDKYGEVATIYDLLIEETPIQDVISKETSGEYHLIAANGDVTAAEVKLMELFAREVRLRNALESVLDQYDFIFIDCPPSLNMLTVNAMAAADSVMVPMQCEYYALEGLTALMDTITQLSKLVNPHLQIEGILRTMYDPRNRLANDVSEQLKQHFGEKVYRTVIPRNVRLAEAPSFGAPAMYYDRASSGAKAYLALAGEMLRRQEKQAAAVA from the coding sequence GTGGCTAGAGTCATTGCGATCGCAAACCAAAAAGGCGGTGTGGGAAAAACCACTACTGCAGTTAACCTGGCAGCTTCCATGGCTGCGACCAAGCGTAAGGTCCTGCTGATTGACCTGGATCCACAAGGTAATGCGACCATGGGCAGCGGTGTTGACAAATATGGTGAAGTAGCAACCATTTACGATCTTTTGATCGAAGAGACCCCCATTCAGGACGTGATCAGCAAAGAAACGTCCGGCGAATACCATTTAATTGCTGCTAACGGTGATGTGACCGCGGCAGAAGTTAAATTGATGGAATTGTTCGCCCGCGAAGTGCGTTTGCGTAATGCACTGGAATCGGTGCTGGACCAGTACGATTTTATTTTTATTGATTGTCCGCCTTCTTTGAATATGCTGACGGTCAACGCAATGGCGGCAGCTGACTCTGTTATGGTGCCTATGCAGTGTGAGTATTATGCACTGGAAGGACTCACAGCGCTGATGGATACCATCACGCAGCTTTCTAAGCTGGTCAATCCCCATTTACAGATTGAGGGGATCTTACGTACTATGTACGATCCACGTAACCGCCTGGCGAATGATGTATCTGAACAGCTGAAACAGCACTTTGGTGAAAAAGTATACCGCACGGTGATCCCACGCAATGTGCGTCTGGCAGAAGCGCCGAGTTTTGGTGCGCCAGCGATGTACTATGACAGAGCATCCAGTGGCGCCAAAGCCTATTTGGCGTTGGCCGGAGAAATGCTCCGCCGTCAGGAAAAACAAGCAGCAGCTGTTGCCTAA
- the atpB gene encoding F0F1 ATP synthase subunit A: MAAEEVTLSSHIQHHLTNAKMCSTDAGLAFNKACADSGFWTWHIDTLAWSIGLGLIFLWIFRSAAKKSTTGVPGKFQCFIEMVVELVGDNVRDTYHGNSKLIAPLALTIFVWVFLMNLMDLVPVDFLPAFAGFVGEQAFGMDPHDVYMKIVPTTDVNMTAALALGVFILMIGYSIRIKGLGGFIAELTLHPFSSKNKLVMAILIPCNLLLETIALVAKPFSLALRLFGNLYAGEMIFILIGAIGLMQLPLHFVWAVFHIMVIVLQAFVFMMLTIVYLSMASTKSH, from the coding sequence ATGGCTGCAGAAGAAGTGACTCTATCGAGCCATATTCAGCACCACTTGACCAATGCCAAGATGTGTTCGACCGATGCCGGTCTGGCCTTCAATAAAGCATGTGCGGACAGTGGTTTCTGGACATGGCATATAGATACCCTCGCATGGTCCATCGGTTTAGGTCTTATATTCTTATGGATCTTCCGAAGTGCCGCTAAAAAATCCACCACAGGCGTTCCTGGTAAATTCCAGTGCTTTATTGAAATGGTTGTTGAGCTCGTTGGTGATAACGTGCGAGACACTTACCATGGCAATAGCAAACTGATCGCGCCTTTGGCCCTGACTATCTTTGTCTGGGTGTTCTTAATGAACTTGATGGATTTGGTTCCAGTTGATTTCCTACCTGCTTTCGCCGGCTTCGTTGGTGAGCAAGCATTTGGTATGGACCCACATGATGTTTACATGAAGATTGTACCGACCACAGACGTGAATATGACTGCTGCACTGGCACTGGGCGTATTTATTCTGATGATCGGGTATTCAATTCGTATCAAAGGTCTGGGCGGCTTCATTGCTGAGCTTACGCTTCACCCGTTCAGCTCAAAGAACAAATTAGTGATGGCAATTCTTATCCCATGTAACTTGCTACTTGAAACAATCGCATTGGTTGCTAAGCCTTTCTCGCTGGCACTGCGTTTGTTCGGTAACTTGTATGCAGGTGAGATGATCTTCATCCTGATCGGTGCAATCGGCCTGATGCAGCTTCCACTGCACTTTGTATGGGCTGTGTTCCACATCATGGTAATCGTATTGCAAGCATTCGTATTTATGATGCTGACTATCGTTTACCTCAGCATGGCTAGCACAAAAAGCCACTAA
- a CDS encoding glycosyltransferase, translated as MNICIIGKVSPIQGGVAQLNFWLCYALAKQGHQVHLISNGTETEEEFRITLGRIPDDMSGTPFADVKNNLHIHYTNEKAKYQYIPYANPFVSKLSNIAIDVVRKYECDFILGHYFEPYGVAAYVTSQATGVPFGLKHAGSDVGRLLKNPEHNTLYHEMFSKAGFIFSSGSTTRRFYHAGVEPYNVMPFAPPTCPEFIYNPERKALDLEQYLISTKDALSKPIYSMLREQFGYENYDSEASSIGIYGKVGISKGSYDLIESLGKLKKRGKKFNFLALTNGHAHQLKEFVNKVKEAGIEENTIWLPFMPHWQVPEFINLCDAVCFLERDFAIPIHMPGVAVEVMRCGKCLIVSDEIYEKQRVKDKLEPGENLLVVDPQDTDALAEKISFVLDFPDKAKQIGANCYEVAKDFYPSFDEIAESISDKFTEAFENIKRRELEMSALELQSFVNRLYTDDVFRKLNDVAPDVTEALYQLTDEEKQAIRNIEKKALEQYASSLKMKNFKRNTASYEYTLKVLGEPALFKLFDRFYNVNPAYPGESKLAFVSKFGQFLEDSINGSQDDIPNYTAELIRFENIRNQLNLTTTNQDDFEYINAKNASTTIENDTKIKLVDSATLLKLDYDLAQLIELLDEDEIPANVEEKETAMVMYFVPTSPKAKLLSLNPAAGSLISMIKGELTFAQLLDHFETQTGISGCSEDLKQALEFFHSNELLLISQ; from the coding sequence ATGAACATTTGTATAATAGGAAAAGTCTCTCCAATTCAAGGGGGAGTGGCGCAGTTAAACTTCTGGCTATGCTATGCATTGGCTAAGCAAGGCCATCAGGTGCATCTGATCAGCAACGGGACTGAAACTGAAGAAGAGTTTAGAATAACATTAGGACGTATTCCTGATGATATGTCAGGTACTCCATTTGCTGATGTAAAGAACAATCTGCATATCCATTACACAAATGAAAAAGCTAAGTACCAATATATCCCTTATGCTAACCCTTTCGTATCAAAGCTTTCTAATATAGCTATTGACGTTGTCCGTAAATATGAGTGTGACTTTATCCTAGGTCACTATTTTGAACCATACGGCGTTGCAGCTTATGTCACGTCACAAGCGACTGGTGTTCCGTTTGGCTTGAAGCATGCTGGTAGTGATGTAGGCCGACTGCTTAAAAACCCAGAGCACAACACCCTTTACCATGAGATGTTCAGTAAAGCAGGATTTATTTTTTCCAGTGGCTCCACGACTCGTCGTTTTTATCATGCAGGTGTAGAACCATACAATGTCATGCCTTTTGCACCGCCAACCTGCCCTGAATTCATCTACAATCCAGAGCGCAAAGCGCTTGATTTAGAACAGTATCTAATCAGTACAAAAGATGCATTGAGCAAGCCGATATATTCAATGCTTAGAGAACAGTTTGGTTATGAAAACTATGATAGTGAAGCCAGTAGTATCGGTATCTACGGTAAGGTCGGTATTAGCAAAGGCAGTTACGATCTCATCGAGTCTTTGGGCAAGTTAAAGAAACGCGGTAAAAAGTTCAACTTCTTAGCCCTCACTAATGGTCATGCGCACCAGCTAAAAGAGTTTGTCAATAAAGTAAAAGAAGCTGGCATTGAAGAAAATACCATTTGGTTACCATTCATGCCGCATTGGCAAGTGCCAGAATTTATCAATTTATGCGATGCGGTTTGTTTCTTAGAACGTGATTTCGCAATCCCTATCCATATGCCAGGCGTTGCTGTTGAAGTTATGCGTTGTGGTAAATGTCTGATTGTATCTGATGAAATTTATGAAAAGCAGCGTGTGAAGGACAAGCTTGAGCCGGGCGAGAACTTACTTGTGGTAGATCCTCAAGACACAGATGCACTGGCTGAAAAGATCAGTTTTGTACTCGATTTTCCTGATAAAGCTAAACAAATTGGTGCAAATTGCTATGAAGTCGCAAAGGATTTTTATCCCTCTTTTGATGAGATAGCAGAATCGATTAGCGATAAGTTTACCGAAGCATTTGAAAATATAAAAAGAAGAGAATTAGAGATGAGCGCACTGGAATTACAATCTTTCGTCAATCGCTTGTACACAGATGACGTATTTCGAAAACTAAATGATGTTGCACCAGATGTTACTGAGGCTTTATATCAGCTAACGGATGAAGAAAAGCAGGCAATCAGAAATATTGAGAAAAAAGCTCTGGAACAGTATGCATCAAGCCTGAAGATGAAAAACTTCAAGCGAAACACAGCAAGCTATGAATATACATTAAAGGTGCTTGGCGAGCCTGCACTATTTAAGCTGTTTGACCGTTTCTATAACGTCAACCCTGCATATCCAGGGGAAAGTAAACTTGCGTTTGTATCTAAATTTGGTCAGTTCTTAGAGGACAGCATTAACGGTTCGCAAGACGATATTCCAAATTATACCGCTGAGTTGATCCGTTTCGAAAATATTCGAAATCAGTTGAATCTAACCACGACAAATCAAGATGATTTTGAATACATCAATGCCAAAAACGCAAGCACGACAATTGAGAATGACACCAAAATAAAGCTTGTTGACTCAGCGACGTTGTTGAAACTTGACTATGACTTAGCACAACTGATCGAATTGCTTGATGAGGACGAGATCCCTGCAAACGTCGAAGAGAAAGAAACTGCTATGGTCATGTATTTTGTACCAACTTCTCCTAAAGCGAAACTATTGTCTCTTAATCCAGCTGCCGGCTCGCTAATAAGCATGATCAAAGGTGAGCTTACATTTGCACAATTATTGGATCATTTTGAGACTCAGACTGGTATCAGTGGTTGTAGTGAAGATCTTAAGCAAGCGTTGGAATTCTTCCACTCTAATGAGTTGCTGCTCATATCGCAATAA
- the atpG gene encoding F0F1 ATP synthase subunit gamma encodes MASGKEIKSKIGSIKNTQKITSAMEMVAASKMKKAQERVASSRPYAENLRKVIGRIAQANLDFQHPFLIEREVKRVGYIVISTDRGLCGGLNSNEFKYVAKDVKAWKEKGVDATFATLGGKAAGFFKRFGGELEAKKAGLGDAPSVQDVIGPVKVMLKAYEEGKIDRLFVVYNNFVNTMKQEPVIDQLLPLPKAEEEVSAHAWDYLYEPNPEAILETLLVRFIESQVYQGVVENAASEQAARMVAMKAATDNAGGLIDELQLVYNKARQAAITQEISEIVSGSAAV; translated from the coding sequence ATGGCCAGCGGAAAAGAGATAAAAAGCAAGATCGGGAGTATCAAGAATACTCAGAAGATCACCAGCGCAATGGAGATGGTTGCCGCTTCTAAAATGAAGAAGGCACAGGAACGCGTCGCGTCCAGCCGCCCATACGCTGAAAACTTACGCAAAGTGATCGGTCGTATTGCTCAGGCTAACCTTGACTTCCAACACCCGTTCTTAATTGAGCGTGAGGTGAAGCGAGTAGGTTACATCGTTATCTCTACTGACCGTGGTCTTTGTGGCGGCTTGAACTCAAACGAGTTTAAGTATGTAGCGAAAGACGTTAAAGCGTGGAAAGAAAAGGGTGTTGATGCAACATTTGCAACCCTTGGCGGCAAAGCTGCCGGTTTCTTTAAGCGTTTTGGCGGTGAGCTAGAAGCCAAAAAAGCCGGGTTAGGAGATGCGCCTTCCGTTCAGGACGTAATTGGTCCTGTTAAAGTGATGCTAAAAGCATACGAAGAAGGCAAAATTGATCGCTTATTCGTTGTGTACAACAACTTTGTGAACACAATGAAGCAAGAGCCTGTTATCGATCAGTTATTACCTTTGCCAAAAGCTGAAGAAGAAGTATCAGCTCACGCTTGGGATTACTTATATGAGCCAAACCCAGAGGCGATTCTAGAGACACTACTAGTGCGCTTTATTGAGTCTCAGGTTTACCAAGGTGTAGTTGAGAATGCTGCCTCTGAGCAAGCTGCCCGTATGGTTGCGATGAAAGCCGCAACAGATAACGCAGGTGGCCTGATTGATGAGTTACAGCTGGTATACAACAAGGCGCGTCAGGCTGCAATCACACAAGAGATCAGTGAGATTGTATCTGGTTCAGCTGCCGTGTAA
- the atpD gene encoding F0F1 ATP synthase subunit beta, with amino-acid sequence MSLGKVVQIIGAVVDIEFPQDNVPAVYDALKVTEGDLAGLTLEVQQQLGGGVVRGIALGSTDGLRRGTSVEGTAEPIKVPVGTATLGRIMNVLGDAIDEAGPIGEEERWSIHRAAPSYEEQSSSVELLETGIKVIDLVCPFAKGGKVGLFGGAGVGKTVNMMELIRNIAIEHSGYSVFAGVGERTREGNDFYHEMNDSNVLDKVSLVYGQMNEPPGNRLRVALTGLTMAEKFRDEGRDVLFFVDNIYRYTLAGTEVSALLGRMPSAVGYQPTLAEEMGVLQERIASTKTGSITSIQAVYVPADDLTDPSPATTFAHLDATVVLSRDIASLGIYPAVDPLDSTSRQLDPLVIGNEHYETARGVQTVLQRYKELKDIIAILGMDELSDEDKQVVSRARKIQRFLSQPFFVAEVFTGAPGKYVSLKDTISGFKGILNGEYDDMPEQAFYMVGSIDEAIEKAKNM; translated from the coding sequence ATGAGTTTAGGTAAGGTCGTCCAAATTATCGGCGCCGTTGTGGACATCGAGTTCCCACAAGACAACGTGCCAGCCGTATATGACGCACTAAAAGTTACAGAAGGCGACCTGGCTGGTTTGACACTAGAAGTGCAACAGCAGCTAGGTGGCGGTGTGGTACGTGGTATCGCACTTGGTAGTACTGACGGTCTGCGCCGTGGTACTTCAGTAGAAGGTACAGCTGAGCCAATCAAGGTTCCAGTTGGTACAGCAACACTTGGTCGTATCATGAACGTACTGGGTGACGCAATTGATGAAGCCGGCCCAATCGGTGAAGAAGAGCGTTGGTCAATCCACCGCGCTGCACCTTCATACGAAGAGCAAAGCAGCTCAGTTGAGCTACTTGAAACAGGTATCAAGGTAATCGACCTTGTATGTCCGTTCGCGAAGGGTGGTAAAGTTGGTCTGTTCGGTGGTGCTGGTGTAGGTAAAACCGTAAACATGATGGAACTTATCCGTAACATCGCAATCGAGCACAGCGGTTACTCTGTATTCGCCGGTGTTGGTGAGCGTACTCGTGAGGGTAATGACTTCTACCATGAGATGAACGACTCAAACGTACTAGACAAAGTATCGCTAGTATACGGTCAGATGAACGAGCCACCGGGTAACCGTCTGCGTGTTGCTCTGACTGGTCTGACTATGGCAGAGAAGTTCCGTGACGAAGGTCGTGACGTACTGTTCTTCGTAGATAACATCTACCGTTACACGCTGGCGGGTACTGAGGTATCTGCACTACTAGGTCGTATGCCTTCAGCGGTAGGTTATCAGCCAACTCTTGCAGAAGAGATGGGTGTACTACAGGAGCGTATCGCATCGACTAAGACTGGTTCAATCACGTCAATCCAGGCCGTATACGTACCTGCGGATGACTTGACTGACCCGTCACCAGCAACGACGTTCGCGCACCTTGATGCAACCGTTGTACTTTCACGTGATATCGCGTCTCTAGGTATCTACCCTGCGGTAGACCCACTAGATTCAACATCTCGTCAGCTTGACCCGCTAGTAATCGGTAACGAGCACTACGAGACTGCACGTGGCGTTCAGACTGTACTTCAGCGTTATAAAGAGCTGAAAGACATCATCGCAATTCTAGGTATGGACGAGCTATCTGACGAAGATAAGCAAGTTGTATCTCGTGCACGTAAAATCCAGCGTTTCCTGTCTCAGCCGTTCTTCGTTGCTGAGGTATTCACAGGTGCACCTGGTAAATACGTTTCACTGAAAGACACTATTTCTGGCTTCAAAGGCATCTTAAACGGTGAATACGATGACATGCCAGAGCAGGCTTTCTACATGGTTGGCTCAATCGACGAAGCGATCGAAAAAGCCAAAAACATGTAA
- a CDS encoding ATP synthase subunit I, whose protein sequence is MTHSLASPYRRAALKGVLYQGLVAIIAAVIVFIGWGVEAGLSALAGGAVLVLPNFVFAAYAFRFMGASKANQVYSSLKRGNGLKFLLTVVLFALIFKHFPVVMLPFFGTYMLVMLTQWLVLIFFNH, encoded by the coding sequence GTGACTCATTCGTTAGCAAGCCCATATCGGCGTGCCGCATTAAAAGGTGTTTTGTATCAGGGTCTCGTAGCTATCATTGCTGCAGTAATAGTTTTTATTGGTTGGGGAGTGGAAGCAGGCTTGTCGGCGTTGGCTGGCGGTGCGGTGCTGGTACTCCCTAATTTTGTATTTGCCGCTTATGCATTCCGATTTATGGGTGCCAGTAAGGCAAATCAAGTGTATTCCTCTTTGAAACGAGGAAACGGATTAAAATTTTTGCTAACTGTTGTGCTTTTTGCGCTCATTTTTAAGCACTTTCCAGTCGTCATGCTGCCGTTTTTCGGCACTTATATGCTGGTGATGCTGACACAATGGTTGGTTCTGATTTTTTTTAATCATTAA
- the atpA gene encoding F0F1 ATP synthase subunit alpha: MQLNSTEISALIKQRIEQFEVVSEARNEGTIVSVTDGIIRIHGLADCMQGEMIELPGNRYAIALNLERDSVGAVVMGPYADLKEGVKVKSTGRILEVPVGRGLLGRVVNTLGEPIDGKGAVDNDGFEPVEKIAPGVIERQSVDEPVQTGYKSIDSMIPVGRGQRELVIGDRQTGKTALAIDAIINQKDTGVKCVYVAVGQKASTIANVVRKLEEHGALENTIVVVASASESAALQFLAPFSGCTMGEYFRDRGEDALIVYDDLSKQAVAYRQISLLLKRPPGREAYPGDVFYLHSRLLERASRVNADYVEKFTNGEVKGQTGSLTALPIIETQGGDVSAFVPTNVISITDGQIFLETDLFNAGIRPAVNAGISVSRVGGAAQTKIVKKLGGGIRLALAQYRELAAFSQFASDLDDATRAQLEHGERVTELMKQKQYAPMSVADMSLSLFAVEKGYLQDIEINKVLDFEASLIAFAKSEYAALMTQINETGNYNAEIEAQLKELLEKFKSTQTW; the protein is encoded by the coding sequence ATGCAACTTAATTCCACAGAAATTTCTGCACTGATCAAGCAACGCATTGAGCAGTTTGAAGTTGTAAGTGAAGCGCGTAACGAAGGTACTATCGTATCTGTTACCGACGGTATCATCCGCATCCACGGTCTTGCTGACTGTATGCAGGGTGAGATGATCGAGCTTCCTGGCAACCGTTATGCTATCGCATTGAACCTTGAGCGCGACTCAGTAGGTGCGGTAGTAATGGGTCCATACGCAGACCTTAAAGAAGGCGTAAAAGTTAAATCAACAGGTCGTATCCTTGAAGTACCAGTAGGCCGTGGTCTGCTAGGTCGTGTTGTAAACACACTAGGTGAGCCGATTGACGGTAAAGGCGCGGTAGACAACGATGGTTTTGAGCCAGTTGAAAAAATCGCACCGGGCGTAATCGAGCGTCAATCAGTAGACGAGCCAGTACAAACTGGTTATAAGTCTATCGACTCTATGATCCCAGTTGGTCGTGGTCAGCGTGAGCTAGTGATCGGTGACCGTCAGACTGGTAAAACAGCACTGGCTATCGATGCTATCATCAACCAAAAAGACACAGGCGTTAAGTGTGTGTATGTTGCGGTTGGTCAGAAAGCTTCGACCATTGCTAACGTAGTACGTAAACTAGAAGAGCATGGCGCTCTTGAGAACACCATTGTTGTTGTTGCATCAGCATCTGAGTCTGCTGCACTACAATTCCTGGCACCGTTCTCTGGTTGTACTATGGGTGAATACTTCCGTGACCGTGGTGAAGACGCGCTAATCGTATATGATGACCTGTCTAAGCAAGCTGTTGCTTACCGTCAGATCTCACTACTACTTAAGCGTCCACCGGGCCGTGAAGCATACCCAGGTGACGTATTCTACCTTCACTCACGTCTTCTAGAGCGTGCATCACGTGTTAACGCTGATTACGTTGAGAAGTTCACCAACGGTGAAGTGAAAGGTCAAACAGGTTCATTGACGGCATTGCCAATCATTGAAACTCAAGGTGGTGACGTTTCTGCATTCGTACCTACCAACGTTATCTCAATCACCGACGGTCAGATCTTCCTAGAGACTGACTTGTTCAACGCAGGTATCCGTCCAGCTGTTAACGCTGGTATCTCGGTATCTCGTGTAGGTGGTGCAGCGCAAACTAAAATCGTTAAGAAACTAGGTGGTGGTATCCGTCTAGCGCTAGCTCAGTACCGTGAACTAGCGGCGTTCTCTCAGTTCGCTTCTGACCTTGACGATGCAACACGTGCCCAGCTTGAGCACGGTGAGCGCGTAACAGAGCTAATGAAGCAGAAACAGTACGCACCAATGTCTGTTGCTGACATGTCTCTGTCTCTATTCGCTGTTGAGAAAGGCTACCTGCAAGACATCGAAATCAACAAAGTACTTGATTTTGAAGCAAGCCTAATCGCATTCGCGAAAAGCGAATACGCAGCGCTAATGACTCAAATCAATGAAACTGGTAACTACAACGCCGAGATCGAAGCGCAGCTGAAAGAACTTCTAGAGAAGTTCAAGTCTACGCAAACTTGGTAA